In Brettanomyces bruxellensis chromosome 7, complete sequence, the sequence agatgatgaaaagcgAATTCAACAGAAAAGGGACGAGTCTAAAACACCAATTGCTAATGTTGTCACATACCAATCAGTTACTGCACCACCGTCGTTAAAGCCAGTGAAAACCTACTGCGATATAACTGGGCTCCCAACCAATTACAGAAGTCCAACCACAAGAATGCGTTATTACAACAAGGAGTGCTTTGATATGATCAAGTCGCTTCCCCCGGGTGTTGACCAGCAGTATTTGGCATTGAGAAAGGCAAACGTGATCTTGAAATGAAGTATACGAACTACAAGCACGAAAAAGTACCGAtgcaaaattaattattatcCATCACGTGTCATCCACACAAGAGTCCGCCTCTGATCGGTCAGCTCTGGCCATTCCATCTGGCCACAATGTCGGATATGGATCTGTCGAATTGcacattttcaatttcagtGTCGATTTTTTCTGATGTGATGAATGGATTGCACACAAGTCTCAAGTATGCTCTATTGACCTTTTTAAACACCCCGTTGAGGTTTCTCTCTGATTGGTCGGTTGTGTGCTCCTCACGCGAGCAACCTAGAACTATTTTCATGCCTGTATTTGTCTCCTGGCCAAACACAAACACACCATCATGcacaaataataaattgtAAGTGCGGCCGGCCTTCGGTTCGGTTTCTGCTGCTGGCATAAATGGCGAATCAAACACGTCAAGTGCCATATGGGAAAGGAAGTTATACTTGAGAAGCTCATTTTCTTTAGTTCGCTCGTCTATAAAGGATTTTGTTTCAATTGAATCATCTGGATTCTCTGGATTTTTCGAATTATTTAACTttgatgttgatttttctgTAGTTTCCTGCTTTGCTGTTGTATCCGTACCGGCGTCTAATTCGGCCTTCTTTGTTTCCAAATCAGCACCATCTTTGTCTGACTTTGTAGATTCAGACCTATTTTCTGCATTCTCTTCGGCAGATTTGGACTGAGCCACGCCTTTTTCAGACTCGTGTGTGTTCCAATTATACTCGTATGGGGAAAAAGGCTGTATGTACAACGGTTGGTTTTCCCTTGAAATAAGGGAAACAAAATAGATTGCCATGACTCTGTACTCAATGCAATAATTAGACGCTTATTACTGAACGATATGAAACtctcaaaaaagaaagtaatgCGGAATGTATTATACAGAATAAACAATCTCAGATCAGCAGTAATTAAGTTGGAATTGAGactgtgcttttttttcaggccccctaaatatttttgtacttCATCCTCTACACGAACGCTCACCATACCAAATACATTTCGAAATATATTTCTATCACGAGTTTCTGGATTCACcacaattttatttaatgtCTCTGTCCTCAATTGGCTTTGTCTAACATCCACTTCCCGGTAGCAATATTTTGTGATCTAGTCTATCCATTATCCTTACCATTTATTACTATATCCTTATTTATTAACCttatttatcatcattatcaacTCGGATTAAACCTGTATGATTTATCACAAATACTCACTCCTCTCCAACTATGCGATCCCCAACTCTCATGTACCTGTAACCAACATTCTCAACATCGATATTCACCCCaaaatatacttttcccTTCTGTTTTCGCTCCTTTGAAAGCTCAACAAGCAACGACGAATCACGTGACCCCCTATCAGACACTGTAATCATGTAGCATCTGTCACAtttgcatcttttcttGAGCACAACTCCGCTGTCCATGTCTGTTAGAACGGACAACTTATCCTCAATGTAAGGATGTGCCGAATCGACAACAATGTTGGCTCTGAACCTTGAAATGAGAGAATCATCTTTCGAAACCTGTCGCATACTTCTCTCATTTACTAGTAAGAAAGCGGTTTTATTCTGCATCTGCTTCTCGGTAACAAACTCAGCCAAAGTGCAGCCTATGTTCATGACATCACTGAAAAACTTGaccatctttctttctgaaATCGCTATGAAATCTCCCATCTGCTTGGTTTTGTACCTCCGGATGTTGGTACTGACCCAAAGCTTATTACCGCCTCTTTTATCTCTCACATAAAGCATATGCTTTAGTGGATCCACACGACAATCTAAAAGTGCCATTCTGGGATTATTCTTTAGCAAAAGAGGCTTTTGCGTCAGCAAATCGAGAAGCACAAAGCTGCGATCGAACTCGAAACCGTGCTTGGTcaatttccattttcggCCTTCCGGTATTCGATAACCTGGACACGATTTTATTGGATATACCGTCAAGCTTTTAACTACAAGTTCGTGCTTTTCTCCTGGATTTCCCTCCTCAATGTTTAAATTGCTCTCTTTAAGATACTCCGTGATGAATTTAACTAGTGTATTAATCTCTGAGATCATAGTCATCGCACCAAAGCTCACTCTTATCACACCGGTTGGTTTTCCATCGATTATATCCAATATATCACCGCACTTGTGCCCTTTTTCGTAGTCTTGCCTTATATCCTCATTTGTGCGATCGAGAAACTTTTGAATTCCGCCTATATTGCATAATGTTCCCGTTCTTAACGAAATATTTCGAGCTGAGGCAAGCTTCCCAAAGCCATAATACCCAATCGGGTCTCCTGCTGGCGACAAAAGCGAAAATGCAATAATAGGGCCGTGTTTGGCATCTGGCCAATCATAAATCTGCAGCATTCTGCGCCCAGTGTTGCCATATTTCAGCTGCTTCAACTTGCAAATGGCGTATTTTCTGATTTCATCCGTGTGCAAACGAATGCTGTTAAAAGACCCGAAAATCTGATAATGCGAATCAATCGCCACGGACAATTCCAAAATCGCATGGATCGGAATCGTTCCGTCTTCTAGGCTTTGATGCAATTGCTTACTCCGGCGGCAAAACGGCTCCTCAATCGTGAGAGCATCAATTGTGCCTCCACCAAagtatcttcttttttcaacgaGCTGTTTTGCAGTCGAACGCCTTAAAATGAGCGCTCCTATATCTGGCATTCCAAAAATCTTGTAGAATGACATCACCACAAAGTCTGGCGAGCTGTTTGCATCACTTAAGTCGGGAGGATCGGATGTTGACAATGCAGAGGCATCATAAAGTGTGTAGCAATGATCCAATCGCCTTCTAAACTCCTTACACCAGCCAAGAGGAAACTTCTGGCCGTTGAAATTCGACTGTCCTGTCCACGAGACAAAGTTAAGTGCTGGATATTTGCCATCTTTGTCTTCAACTGGCTCAAAACTGGATATATCGTCAAAAGTTGCGTATTTGGCGGCTAAAGTTCGCAACCCAATCAACGAAGTGTGACAGTTAATGTTGTAATAGTAGTTGAATGAATTTTCTGCGGCATCCTGGATAAGGGAGGCAGCAATCTTTATTGCGTGTGTTGCATTTAGAGAAAAGACAATGTCATATTCCGCCGGATCGGCGTGAAATATGCTTAAAATCTTGTATCTGGTTTCCTCGACAAGACTGGCAGTATCGCGTGATGCTAAAGATAGGGAGTGCGGATTTGCAAGAAGCGTTTTGGATAATGCCTCATGAATTTTGTCTAATGTGAGTGATGAGTACACAGTTGTTCCAGCATGATCTAGATATGTTTGATTGGCCAAATTGGGGTAGTACTTCTCTCTTATCTCTGAAACTGGTAGCGGGTAGAACTCAGAAACAG encodes:
- a CDS encoding uncharacterized protein (BUSCO:EOG09264I14), whose translation is MPLDREDLAKLMDKLETAEKFKNPNRKRTKRRYRSLRQVLRDDEKRIQQKRDESKTPIANVVTYQSVTAPPSLKPVKTYCDITGLPTNYRSPTTRMRYYNKECFDMIKSLPPGVDQQYLALRKANVILK